A single genomic interval of Anopheles marshallii chromosome 2, idAnoMarsDA_429_01, whole genome shotgun sequence harbors:
- the LOC128707078 gene encoding PDZ domain-containing protein 8: MDFVNLLLFCLMSCVIGAVVMLLIQYYAFVRYFRLPELDQEQENQRKSAFSERYVLPDTLLENIKAPDQESKSTIMAINLILQFLYFELRQSNRVRKWFHRKLSLELDELISKTTTGKLFDKLTIRDLDLGSQFPEIKNFRLHAVDLHPDEGHIESLDVLLDLHYEGNFRLTIDADMVLGKKGSLALRVKQVSGLARLQFTRKPYTHWSLSFINDPKVELDVQSHFQGRQMQSNITSLISNQIRKAIRRKHTLPNYKLRYKPFFHRVEEDYELNEIIPNGTLEVTIAEISRLNAPIRTLTHVYCTLTLAHMPWVVARQQEDQTAMIVSLDIEIHKAKNQQIGIVFKQSEQTVLIDAVIPNTPASKAELRRGDVLLSIQGKRVTNISQVPKVIKTLNRPMFVLRIERLVPGQIKNDGLMEDYEEAFEEIDPNLNITFVKNMEAVQIGSSSTSGTVLRERKLVRRNSKDNSGGESSHSNTPGTTPVKKAMTIAGRDSIIPGMESTPRGSFSDPATGGGGKQKAIVDCYPQHSSVDAEFNSFIRLDDPCTFQLMEKYSYLNLSVFGKNNEENRLLGYLNIPINSILVECNESHLGHHLKKYPLLPPEAIDVSNHALSMQSGFDQNYCYGDVLLSFVWNGSALACSSATPIKVISGENKKQRLITISRGSADKLDDDRTDGLLEVKAPSATCTQLPAQVQPQQQHDFIRTHFHRTTQCDYCGKKIWLKDAVQCRDCAMCCHKKCINKCQSSTVCTANETAITATVERSSSSSTTTTTASGGMVPPPVSSPGSLQPEFKVTEPESPTIEVEDFVDIAEEQQQIVSKSKLETHRQSFSDLLVQGLKRVNSANNLSIPTMGGMNPSSKSLPPTPQHTPRKQSLANVSTNPFLLVTQRLESLPEDVNELNMEQIVELTAPLIEYGPSDTLMALAKSSSKTMYGDCEPDVRTEKINKLLSKLHIALDYETINQSVLSATKESNSSSGSSGAGANANCKEITDTKGKCAAQQQHDSTRSAFLAGQSEERVQALSIIMLHLCSGLQCVQGNLGQ; encoded by the exons ATGGATTTCGTCAATCTGCTCCTGTTCTGCCTAATGTCGTGCGTGATAGGAGcggtggtgatgctgctgatCCAGTACTATGCCTTCGTACGATACTTCCGCCTGCCGGAACTGGACCAAGAGCAGGAGAACCAGCGAAAATCGGCCTTCAGCGAACGATACGTCCTACCCGAT ACGCTGCTGGAAAACATCAAGGCACCGGATCAGGAAAGCAAATCCACGATAATGGCCATCAATCTTATACTGCAGTTTCTATACTTTGAGCTGCGGCAATCGAATCGCGTGCGGAAGTGGTTTCATCGGAAGCTATCGCTCGAGCTGGATGAGCTGATAAGCAAAACGACGACGGGCAAACTGTTTGATAAGCTGACG ATCCGGGATCTCGATTTGGGCAGCCAGTTTCCGGAGATAAAAAACTTTCGCCTGCATGCGGTCGATCTGCATCCGGACGAGGGTCACATCGAAAGCCTGGATGTGCTGTTGGATCTACACTACGAGGGTAACTTTCGCCTGACGATCGACGCGGACATGGTGCTTGGGAAGAAGGGATCGTTGGCGTTGCGTGTGAAGCAAGTGTCCGGACTGGCACGGTTGCAATTCACGCGCAAACCGTACACGCACTGGTCGCTTAGCTTCATCAACGATCCGAAGGTGGAGCTGGACGTGCAGTCCCATTTCCAGGGACGCCAGATGCAATCGAACATTACCAGCCTAATCTCGAACCAGATAAGGAAAGCGATCCGCCGGAAGCATACACTTCCCAACTATAAGCTAAG ATATAAACCATTTTTCCACCGTGTGGAAGAGGATTATGAACTCAACGAAATTATACCGAACGGTACGCTGGAGGTGACGATCGCTGAAATATCCCGTCTGAACGCTCCGATCCGCACGCTGACGCACGTATACTGTACGCTCACGCTGGCGCATATGCCGTGGGTTGTGGCCCGGCAGCAGGAGGACCAAACCGCGATGATCGTGTCGCTCGATATCGAAATTCATAAGGCCAAAAACCAGCAGATCGGTATCGTGTTCAAGCAAAGCGAACAGACGGTGCTGATTGATGCGGTCATACCGAACACGCCCGCATCGAAAGCGGAACTACGCCGTGGAGACGTACTGCTCTCGATACAGGGCAAACGGGTGACGAACATCAGCCAGGTGCCGAAGGTGATAAAAACGCTTAATCGGCCAATGTTTGTGCTGCGCATCGAGCGATTGGTGCCCGGCCAGATAAAGAACGATGGGCTGATGGAGGATTACGAGGAAGCATTCGAGGAGATAGAtcccaacctaaacatcacttTTGTGAAAAACATGGAAGCCGTGCAAATCGGTAGCAGTAGCACCAGCGGGACGGTTCTACGCGAGCGCAAGCTTGTGCGAAGGAATTCCAAAGACAACAGTGGCGGTGAATCGAGTCACTCAAACACACCCGGCACAACGCCGGTGAAGAAAGCCATGACCATTGCCGGTCGTGATTCAATTATACCCGGGATGGAATCGACGCCTAGAGGCAGTTTTTCCGATCCTGccactggtggtggtgggaagCAAAAGGCGATCGTGGATTGTTACCCACAGCATTCGTCCGTTGATGCAGAATTCAATTCGTTCATTCGGCTGGACGATCCATGCACGTTTCAGCTGATGGAAAAGTACTCCTACCTGAACCTAAGCGTGTTTGGTAAAAATAACGAAGAAAACCGGCTGCTTGGCTATCTCAACATACCGATCAACAGTATTCTAGTGGAATGCAACGAATCTCACCTGGGACACCATCTGAAAAAGTATCCGTTGCTGCCGCCGGAAGCGATCGATGT CTCAAATCATGCTCTGTCGATGCAGTCCGGATTTGATCAAAACTATTGTTACGGAGATGTGCTGCTCTCCTTCGTTTGGAATGGCAGTGCGCTGGCCTGTTCTTCTGCGACGCCGATCAAAGTTATCAGCGGGGAGAACAAGAAGCAACGACTCATTACTATTAGCCGGGGATCCGCAGACAAGCTGGACGATGATCGAACGGATGGATTACTTGAGGTTAAGGCACCATCGGCCACCTGCACCCAGTTACCGGCCCAAGTacagccacagcagcaacatgatTTCATTCGAACACACTTTCACCGCACCACGCAGTGCGATTACTGTGGTAAGAAAATCTGGCTCAAGGATGCGGTCCAGTGCCGGGACTGTGCGATGTGTTGCCACAAAAAGTGCATCAACAAGTGTCAGAGTTCGACCGTATGTACAGCCAACGAAACGGCCATAACAGCCACAGTTGAGCGATCGTCTTCTTCGTCCACAACGACAACGACAGCGAGCGGAGGAATGGTCCCACCACCTGTCAGCTCACCCGGTTCACTGCAGCCAGAGTTTAAAGTAACCGAACCGGAATCGCCCACGATAGAGGTGGAAGACTTCGTAGACATAGCcgaagagcagcagcagatcgtGTCGAAATCGAAACTCGAAACGCATCGCCAAAGCTTTAGCGATCTGCTTGTGCAGGGTCTGAAGCGCGTTAATTCGGCCAACAATCTTTCGATTCCAACGATGGGTGGAATGAACCCGAGCAGCAAAAGTTTGCCACCGACACCGCAGCACACGCCACGCAAACAGTCGCTGGCCAACGTGAGCACCAATCCGTTCCTGTTGGTAACGCAGCGGCTCGAAAGTCTGCCAGAGGACGTGAACGAGCTGAACATGGAGCAGATTGTTGAGCTGACGGCGCCGCTAATCGAGTACGGTCCGTCCGATACGCTGATGGCGTTGGCcaagagcagcagcaaaacgatGTACGGCGACTGTGAGCCGGATGTGCGGACGGAGAAGATTAACAAACTG CTTTCCAAACTGCACATAGCGCTGGACTACGAAACCATCAACCAGTCAGTGCTAAGCGCGACCAAGGagagtaatagtagtagtggtagtagtggcGCAGGTGCTAACGCTAACTGTAAAG AAATCACCGATACGAAAGGAAAGTGTGcagcgcaacagcaacacgatAGCACAAGATCGGCCTTCCTGGCGGG